A segment of the Bacteriovorax sp. Seq25_V genome:
ACACCCCTTACATAGTAAGTATCCTGAAGAGCTTGCGTGGTTGAGACCATACTTTAGGGACGGGACTCTTTCTAAGCCACGTAAAAGTTCCTTGATTCAAACTTATTATCGTGGGGATAAGCTTGATGATGATCTAATTGATAGGGAGTATATAGCCGAACACTATGAAGTGATTCATCAGAATTATTTAACTTTTGCAATTGAACATCCATTAGAAGTTCTAAAACAGAAATTTATCTTATTTTCATACTTTTTGGGCATGAATGTCGGTACTAATAGCTATCAAAAGAATGTAGATATGATTAGTTATTTCAATAATAATAATGGGGATTTTAGATTCTTTAATAAGGATCGTTCTCGAGAGGTTTCAATTTTTAAATTACAGGAGTTTCGAATCTTTCAAAATATGATGAAGTATTTGTGGATACTTCATATCGTCTTTATATTATTTCTAGGATATGCAGCGATAAAGAAAATGAAAATTGAATTGCTAGTTCTAAGCTGTGTCTTAGTATATACATTATCTTTTTTAATTTTCAGTCATGGCTTCTTGCTACACTATTCCTATTATCTGATTGTGATTACGAAAGTTTTCTTTTTTAAATTTTATGAGCTTTGGAGAGAGAAGTGTCAAACTTTATCATTCACAGAATAAATTCGATAAATGAGTTGTTAACTATTCCATGCGAATATGGCGTAGAAGTTGACTTGCGTTGGCACAATAATAAGATCGTTCTTGCACATGATCCTTGCCTAGTCGAAGAGAAATACGAAGATCTAGAGTCGTATCTTAAAAAGTTTGCACACGCATATATTATTTTGAATATAAAAGAGACTGGGTTTGAGGTTAACGTTGTTGAAATCCTCAAGAAATATAATATTAAAAATTATTTTTTTCTAGATATTCAATTTCCAGCCGCTGTTAAATTATTACGACAGGGAATTACAAAGTTTGCTCTAAGATTATCAGAGTACGAAAATCTTGATTCTGTTGATGACTTAATCGCTTTTCCAAGCTTTGTATGGGTGGATTGTTTCACAAAATATCCAGAAAATAGTACAATAAAGAATATTCGAGATAAGGGAATCAAAGTTTGCTTTGTAAGCCCCGAGCTTCAAGGGCACCAGTTTGCACTCGCTAATCAGTTGATTGTAACTGATGATGATTATATTTGTTGTAAATTAGAAACTGTGACGAGTTGGACTAGTAGGTAAATCTTCTCTTTATCGAGAAAACCACAACCCTAGTTATAAATTTAACGACAGACATCGGCCCCTTATTCCATTTCGATGCGCCATGAAGGCGAGAAGGAAAGAGTGTTTTCATTCGAATAATCTTAAGATCTTTTTTAATCGCTTCAGTGTAGAAAAAGAGATCAAGTGAAAAGTCGTTAGGATAGTTTTTCATTGCTTTGAAAAAATATGCAGGAAAAATATTTGGTTGAGCATTGATTTCATATATCTTTTTTTGAAAAAGAAGTGTCTCAAAAATACTCATTCCAATACTTAGTATAGTGTCGAGAAGTGGTCTGCCAGAACGTCTTCCTTTAATATAAACTTGTAATGTCTCAGACTCGAGAAGAATTTGATAGGCCCTATATATATCCATCGGGTCTGTTTGAAGGTCTGCGTGTGTCCATCCGATAAAATCGCCTGTGCATTGCTTAAGACCTTCAGTGATACCGAACCCATAGCCTTTGTTGACTGGAATATCGACAACTTTAATGAAGTCATGTGGCTTGGCGTGATCAGTTAGTACACTTACAGTGTTGTCAGTTGACCCATTGTTAACAATTACGAGTTCAAGATTTAACTTTTTACTGACCTTACTAAATCTATTAATCAATTCAGGAATATTGGCCGCTTCGTTATAGCACGGTGTAACAATAGAAATCTTCATCGTGAACTTAACTCCTGATAGCATGATTTAAAGTAGAAGAAAGATTCATATTCATTAGGTGTTCCAAGACTAATAAAGTGCTTTACTGGAAAAGATGAAACCTTGAGATTCTCTTTGATTAAATAGGGTACTAGAGAATCAACATAGTATTCGCCATTAATCTTGTCACACTGGTTTAGAAGCTCTTGGTAAGCTTTTTTAAACATTAACGCCTTTTTAAAATAGAAAAGACCAACAATTGCTTGATCTTTTAAAGGTGTCTTTGAAATTGGAGTTTTAACACTTACACCAGTAACCATGTTTTGGTTATCTGTTTTAAGCCATCCGTAATGTTCTGGTCGTGTCATCATGTTAGGATGATTAGTGAATGAAAAATAAATAACATCACTTTGGACCTTAAGCTTATTGAAAGCTTCAATATCAAACTCGGCACAGTTATCGCAAACCCCTACGAGAATTTCACTGTCATCTGCTATGTGTTTAACGGCCTCATAAACACTGCAGGCCTGACCTTCTGTAGGTGTTAAAATTTTCCTAAGAGCTAGAGGTTTGAATCTATCCAAGTAATCAGCTTTATCATCAAGCGTGATGAAGTGGTATTTCTTTGCCTCCTTCACATGTCCAGCAGTGAATTCAATCAGAGTCATATCTTCAATCGGTAGGAGGTGTTTTGGTGTTGCGTAGTTTGCACTAGCAAAACGGCTACCTTTTCCTGCAAGTGGTACTATGTACTCAATATCGGGTATTCGTTGCTCAGATATTTTGGCGACATCGAAATAGTGATACCAGTTTTCAAATAATCTTATTTTGGATTTCGAATCTAGCTCTAAATTGATGACATCACCATATGTCTCTTTCTGTATGTCAGATTGGTCAAATATTGATTCTGTGTGAAAGTGATTTAATGAAATTGATTTCTTTATAAAATCTTTAAGAAGTTTAAATGTTTTAAAATAATAAAGACCGCAAGAAACATCTTCACTATGTGGTATTTGAGTAAACGATTTCTTATGTCCAATTTGAATTTTTTGACCACTAACATTTTTTACGAAAGAATAATCTTGAGAGTCGAGTCTGAAAGGGGTCTGGTGTTTGGAGATAAAAAGTATTGTGTCTTTAGTGGAATCAATTGTGGACTTGAACTTCTTGTAATCAAAGAGGACAAGAAGGTCACTATAATGAATGAAAACTTCATCATTTTCATCGATACTGAGATGACTAATTGCGCTTTCAATAGTTTGAAGTGGGCCTTTATTATTCTTTGCTACATTAATATTTATAGTCCCCGAAATCCTCTGATCAACTTCTTGTGAGATGGAATAGAAGTTAGTCTTTTCGGGAAAATTATTTTTGATGTGCTCAAAAATAGTCTTGTTGAGGAAGAGCCTGGTAAGACAGTCCTGGTGAATTTGAGAAATGGGAATGATTACAGATGTCATTATCTTCTCGCTTTCCCTAGTGCCCAATTAGATATTCTTTCGACTACTGTCTTGTCCAGAAAGTTAATATTACTTTCTTCGAGTGCCAGACATATTTCAATCTGTGCTATGGCCAATTCTTCAACTTCTGTTCTTTTTACAGCGTCTTGCTCAAGTAGAAATAGATAGTCATTATAGACTAACACTTTTTTGTTACTGGTATTTTTAATATTCTGGTCTTCTGGACTATCGCCAAGGTGAATAATGATATCTGGACTGAGGTAATTGCCAAAACAGCTTGGAAGCTTCTCTTGCCACTGAGAGGTATAGAATTTAATACTTTTCTTTTGAAGAATTCTAAACAGCTTCTCAGCAGCTTCAAAATAATCGATATGAAAATTAGTATATTGAATTAGTGAATTGATCTTCTTAAAAGTAACGTTTAGAAGAGTCTCTAGTTCTTGGTAGGAATCAGTGCTGATAATAATTCCATGATTTTGCATGAAGATAACTTCTGGAATGTGTCCAAGTTTTGAGATTTCTTTTTTTAGCTCTATTCCTAACTCAAGGCCCGGATGAGCGTAGTTAAGGCAGAGTGCCTTTGGAAAGTGCTGTCCGATATAATTTTTCCAATCATTTCGACAAGAAAGAATGAGTGAGCCTATCTGATGAAGATGTACAGTATACTTTTTAAGTTGGACATGTAAAAAAGTTTCGATACTTGGTCGTAAAGAGTCTGCATCGAATTGTTGATAGAAATTTTTTTGATGTGAATCGAGATCTGAATTTTCTAATAGTAAATTATTAAAGGCATCCATCTCCGAACTAAAGAAATCATCGATGGTATTTATATTGCCCATGTGTCTGCCACTTGGTTTAATGTAAATTTTATTTCCCTCTTTAAAGGATATATTTCCCCCGTTAGACTGATTATAGTCTTTTCTTAATTCGATGAGTTTGCACAGAGAAATAATGTGGTCTAGGTTTTCCATGTTTATCATCTTAACAAATAAGCTAAGATATTAAAATTAGGAGTTTTTTTCTATTTCTGATCATGATTCTAAGTTCTATGAGATAATTAATTAATGGAAATTATTACGTTTATAAGAATTGAAAATAAAGAGTTCGAGCTGTATCAATTACAGGGACTTATGTATCCGCCAATGTGGGCGGTGACGCTTAATTCTTATCTGATGAAAGAGTTTTCGCAACAGTTAAAAAGCGAGTTAGTTGACCTTCGCATTCAAGAATTCAAGGAAATTAAACCTTCATCATATTACTGCCTGTCTGGGATGAATCAAGATTTGCACGTATTAGCCGAGGTCGCCGATAAACTTAGAAAATTAAATCCTAGGGCCAAGATTCTTCTTGGGGGTCCGATTACCTGGTCATTTGAGCAAGAGGGAAAACTTTCAGAATTAAATTTTGCTGATCATATCTTCATTGGAGATGGAGAAGTTGAGTTTGTTGAATACTTTAAAAAAGATTTTGCGAAGATAAATATCTCAAGAATTATTAATGCGGAGACTAAGTTTAATCTTTCTGATGCAATCGCATTTGATGAAAAGCTTTTTTCGCATCTTATTCCATATTACTCAGGTGGCTGTGTAGAGGTTTCACGCGGTTGTCCATTTCTATGTGAATTTTGTGATATTCGGGTAATGCCTGATAATAATCGCTCACATTGTAAATCTATTGATGTCATTATGGATGAGCTAAAAGTATTTCAACGTAGCGGTCTGAACTTTGTTTTTATGGCCTGTGATAATTTTAATGGTGATGTGAAGTGGGCCGAAAGGTTATGTGATGAGATTATCAAATGGCGTGCTATTGAAGATGTCAAAATAAGTTTTTATACTTGGTCGACAATAAATATATGCTACCATCCAAACTTATTGAAGAAAATGAGGCTTGCTGGAATTGATACGCTCTTTATTGGTATCGAAAGTTTCCATCAAAACTCTCTTCTTGAGACCTCGAAAGTCCAAAATACAAAGTTAGATCTCATTGAGGCAAATAAGCTTATTCAAAGTTATGGATTTATTCTATATGCCGGTCTTATTATGGGCTTTGATAATGACCCTGAAGATATTGCAAGCATTCAGCTTGAAGGACTGGAGAAATCAGGGTTAATCTCGGGGGACATAACACCACTTCTTGCATTGCCAGGGACACCTCTGTACAAACGTCTGAAAGATGATGGACGTCTAAGAGTGCATCAAAAATCATCACTTGGTTATAAGCGCTACTCCAGCAATATTATCTTCAATAGACCAACTGACGTAATTAAAAAGCAACTGAAAGAATATTTAAATGGCTATAATAGAGGAACTTTTCAACGTCGTCGCTATATAAACTTTTTAAAATCACAGCTGAGTGAACAAAGAATTGATAGCAAAACAGGAGACTATGCTTCACTATCTGAAGTATTCAAAATTGTAATTCGTGAACCTGCAGTTCTTCTAAATTACATTAAACGAATGATGATGGTATTTATTAATCTCGAAAGGGCCGCTAATTTTATTTTTGCATCGGCCTATACACTATATTTCTCGATTCGTTACTTTAACTGTATGTCTTATTTTAAGTTTTGGCTCTTTGCTTGGACAACTTCATTGCTTAAGAGTTTAAATATCCCAGAGAGTGAAATTGATCTTCAAGGAAATCATGAAATCAAGGAAACAAAACTTCAAGTATTGAAATTAAAGGTGGCAAATGAGTAAGAGAAAGATCGCACTTATTTATCCACTCGATGATAGTTTGCCACTGCAATCAACAAGCTATCGTGTTTATATGCCTCGCTATGGAATTCTCGCTGTCGCGGCAAGACTTATTAACGAAGGTTATGAAGTTCAGACATACTGTGAACAGTCGGGTAGTGAGGTCGACTGGAACTTCGTTCAGAAGGCAGATTATGTTTGTTACTCAATCCTATCCTTTAGTGCTTTTAAGGCATATGAATATACTCAGAAGGTTTCACAAATAAATCCAAAAGCTATTCAAATTTATGGTGGCTCCCATGCTTCACTCGCTGCAGATGATTGTCTTGATCATGTTGATTACGTCATTCGTAATGAGGGAGAAGAGACTCTCGTTGATCTTCTCTCAAAGCTTGAGCAAGGAAATAGCGTAAAGGATGTATTAGGGCTGAGCTTAAATTTTGAGGGAGAGAAAAAGCATAATGTTGCAAGACCTTTTATTAGTGATGTTAATCAGGTCTTAACCGCGGATCTAATTAAGAATTATAAAAAGAGAAGTATAGGAACTTATATTAAAGACATCTTTACTATTGGAATGCCGAGATTCAATGTTGTGGTATCTCAGTCTAGTCGTGGCTGTCCCTTTGACTGTAAGTTCTGCTTTGTGAAAATTGAACTTGGAAAGCAGTATCGTCGTAAGACCCCAGAGATGGTTCTTATGGAAATTGAAAATGGGATTAATCAACTTGGATCGAAATATGTGATGTTTGTTGATAATGATTTTTGTATAAGTAAGAATCATACGTTGGAAGTTCTTAAACTTATTGAAGAGAAATACTACGGTGACATTGACCTCTTTATTTTCACAAGAATAACGGTCGCATTTGATCAAGATATAGTAGAAGCATTTAAAAGAGCTGGGCGTGTATGCTTAGCCCTTGGAATTGAGTCAATTGAATCTGACACGCAGACAGAATATAAGAAAGAGTTCTCAAATAACTCAATTGAGAATGCCTTAAAAATATTGAATGATAATGGGATTAAATATCACGCCCTCTTTGTTGTTGGTTCAGACTATGACACTCAAGAGAGTATTGATAAAATTTTAAAGTTTTCTATCAAAAATAATGCATTCTATATGGGACTTCAGATTCTTTATGATTTTCCACGAAAGGAGATTGTGACCAAGTCGGAGCAATGTATTCCAGATCATCGTTATATTCATCATGATTGGAGATTCTTTTCTGGAACTTTTGTTATTCATTTTCCCAAAAAGATTAGGCCTTCTGTTTTACAAGAATCAGTCGTTAAGGCCCATATGGATTTTTATAAGAAGAGCAAATTCTTTATTCAGTTCTATGCAACCAAAGGAATTATGCGCTCATATATAAAGTACTTGCGGATGATTGAGCACGGACTTTACGACGAGAATGATATCCTTGATGAAGCGAAACTAGAAAACTGGATACAAGAAAAGAAAATTGAGATAAAATTTAATCTCTATGATTATCTACTAGAGCTTGGTCGCTTCTATGCGATGAATATTTTTAGAAAAGATTCGTGGATGTACTTATTAAGTATTGTAAAGCCAATGCAAAAGCCAAAACTTGAAGAACACTCAGAGGAAGCCGCATGAGTAAGAAATACTGTGTTATATCAACAACTGAAGGTTGCGCAACGAATCTCGTTGAAAATTCGCAGTACAAAAATTCAATTGGTCAGGCCGGAGCTCAGCTCGTAAGTAATGTTGAAGAGGCCGATGTTGTTATCTATAATACTTGTGGCTATTCTCAACAGATGGAAGACCGAGCGGTAGGTGAGATAAAGAAAGTTCGCGATCTTTATCCTGAAAAAAAAATCGTCGTTGGCGGATGCCTTCCAAGTATTAATAAAGACTCTCTAAAAGATATATATGATGGTGAAACTTTTCGCCCTGGGGATATAAAAAAACTCTTCAGTCTCTCAGATATCGATTACGACCTTATTCCTGAATTCGATGAACAAATTGGCTTTGATCCAAATGACTTCTCATCTTTAAGTTTTAAGCATCGCTTTTTAAACTCGGTGAGAAATATCTATTTTGGTATCGAGAGGGCTTTCGGTGGAAGATTTCAACCTCTCTCAAATATCGTCGAGTCGGCAATCGTTAATAATGAATATCAAACGGTAACTGTGAGCACTGGTTGCCTTGGTGAATGTTCTTTTTGCTCGATCAAGATGGCAAAGGGCTCGGTTAAGAGTCGCCCACGTACAAAGATTGTCGAAGAAATTCGCTCGGGCCTACAACTGGGCAAGAAGAAATTTTGGCTTCTTGGAGATGATATCGGATGTTATGGTCAGGATGTCGGGGATAATATTGCCAATCTTCTTGAAGACATTCTAAGTATCGAAGAAGATTTTTCTCTAGTTCTAAACTATATGGAGCCTATGTTTCTTGAGAAGTATTACGATCGTCTGATAGTGCTTCTTTCTGATACTCGAGTGAAAAATATCAATTTCCCAATACAGTCAGGTAGTAAGAAGATCGTCTTTAGTATGAGAAGATTTTATCATCCACACAATATTTTGAAGATGATGGCAGAACTTAGAAAGGTTAACTCGCAAATTGTGCGCAAGACAAATATCATTGTTGGTTACCCCGGAGAAACCTTCTCCGAATATATGGAAAGTGTGAAGGCCGTTTTTTATTTTGATGCTTTAGTTGCTTTTAGATTCACTCCGAGAAAACATTCGCTTGCAGCGAAGCTTCCCGAGCAATTAAATAAATTCGTTATTGGCTATCGTTTTTGGTTTATCAACTTGGCAATTCTTTTAAGACATAGTGTGGTGGCACTAACTTCTTTGAAGAATAGAGTTACTTCTTCAGTGCCGCGATCTTAACATCACCATTACCATTTAGTCTCGCGCGACAAGAAAGTCTTACTTCTTTG
Coding sequences within it:
- a CDS encoding glycosyltransferase family 2 protein, coding for MKISIVTPCYNEAANIPELINRFSKVSKKLNLELVIVNNGSTDNTVSVLTDHAKPHDFIKVVDIPVNKGYGFGITEGLKQCTGDFIGWTHADLQTDPMDIYRAYQILLESETLQVYIKGRRSGRPLLDTILSIGMSIFETLLFQKKIYEINAQPNIFPAYFFKAMKNYPNDFSLDLFFYTEAIKKDLKIIRMKTLFPSRLHGASKWNKGPMSVVKFITRVVVFSIKRRFTY
- a CDS encoding NTP transferase domain-containing protein; amino-acid sequence: MTSVIIPISQIHQDCLTRLFLNKTIFEHIKNNFPEKTNFYSISQEVDQRISGTININVAKNNKGPLQTIESAISHLSIDENDEVFIHYSDLLVLFDYKKFKSTIDSTKDTILFISKHQTPFRLDSQDYSFVKNVSGQKIQIGHKKSFTQIPHSEDVSCGLYYFKTFKLLKDFIKKSISLNHFHTESIFDQSDIQKETYGDVINLELDSKSKIRLFENWYHYFDVAKISEQRIPDIEYIVPLAGKGSRFASANYATPKHLLPIEDMTLIEFTAGHVKEAKKYHFITLDDKADYLDRFKPLALRKILTPTEGQACSVYEAVKHIADDSEILVGVCDNCAEFDIEAFNKLKVQSDVIYFSFTNHPNMMTRPEHYGWLKTDNQNMVTGVSVKTPISKTPLKDQAIVGLFYFKKALMFKKAYQELLNQCDKINGEYYVDSLVPYLIKENLKVSSFPVKHFISLGTPNEYESFFYFKSCYQELSSR
- a CDS encoding class II aldolase/adducin family protein, translated to MENLDHIISLCKLIELRKDYNQSNGGNISFKEGNKIYIKPSGRHMGNINTIDDFFSSEMDAFNNLLLENSDLDSHQKNFYQQFDADSLRPSIETFLHVQLKKYTVHLHQIGSLILSCRNDWKNYIGQHFPKALCLNYAHPGLELGIELKKEISKLGHIPEVIFMQNHGIIISTDSYQELETLLNVTFKKINSLIQYTNFHIDYFEAAEKLFRILQKKSIKFYTSQWQEKLPSCFGNYLSPDIIIHLGDSPEDQNIKNTSNKKVLVYNDYLFLLEQDAVKRTEVEELAIAQIEICLALEESNINFLDKTVVERISNWALGKARR
- a CDS encoding radical SAM protein, whose amino-acid sequence is MEIITFIRIENKEFELYQLQGLMYPPMWAVTLNSYLMKEFSQQLKSELVDLRIQEFKEIKPSSYYCLSGMNQDLHVLAEVADKLRKLNPRAKILLGGPITWSFEQEGKLSELNFADHIFIGDGEVEFVEYFKKDFAKINISRIINAETKFNLSDAIAFDEKLFSHLIPYYSGGCVEVSRGCPFLCEFCDIRVMPDNNRSHCKSIDVIMDELKVFQRSGLNFVFMACDNFNGDVKWAERLCDEIIKWRAIEDVKISFYTWSTINICYHPNLLKKMRLAGIDTLFIGIESFHQNSLLETSKVQNTKLDLIEANKLIQSYGFILYAGLIMGFDNDPEDIASIQLEGLEKSGLISGDITPLLALPGTPLYKRLKDDGRLRVHQKSSLGYKRYSSNIIFNRPTDVIKKQLKEYLNGYNRGTFQRRRYINFLKSQLSEQRIDSKTGDYASLSEVFKIVIREPAVLLNYIKRMMMVFINLERAANFIFASAYTLYFSIRYFNCMSYFKFWLFAWTTSLLKSLNIPESEIDLQGNHEIKETKLQVLKLKVANE
- a CDS encoding radical SAM protein, whose translation is MSKRKIALIYPLDDSLPLQSTSYRVYMPRYGILAVAARLINEGYEVQTYCEQSGSEVDWNFVQKADYVCYSILSFSAFKAYEYTQKVSQINPKAIQIYGGSHASLAADDCLDHVDYVIRNEGEETLVDLLSKLEQGNSVKDVLGLSLNFEGEKKHNVARPFISDVNQVLTADLIKNYKKRSIGTYIKDIFTIGMPRFNVVVSQSSRGCPFDCKFCFVKIELGKQYRRKTPEMVLMEIENGINQLGSKYVMFVDNDFCISKNHTLEVLKLIEEKYYGDIDLFIFTRITVAFDQDIVEAFKRAGRVCLALGIESIESDTQTEYKKEFSNNSIENALKILNDNGIKYHALFVVGSDYDTQESIDKILKFSIKNNAFYMGLQILYDFPRKEIVTKSEQCIPDHRYIHHDWRFFSGTFVIHFPKKIRPSVLQESVVKAHMDFYKKSKFFIQFYATKGIMRSYIKYLRMIEHGLYDENDILDEAKLENWIQEKKIEIKFNLYDYLLELGRFYAMNIFRKDSWMYLLSIVKPMQKPKLEEHSEEAA
- a CDS encoding radical SAM protein — protein: MSKKYCVISTTEGCATNLVENSQYKNSIGQAGAQLVSNVEEADVVIYNTCGYSQQMEDRAVGEIKKVRDLYPEKKIVVGGCLPSINKDSLKDIYDGETFRPGDIKKLFSLSDIDYDLIPEFDEQIGFDPNDFSSLSFKHRFLNSVRNIYFGIERAFGGRFQPLSNIVESAIVNNEYQTVTVSTGCLGECSFCSIKMAKGSVKSRPRTKIVEEIRSGLQLGKKKFWLLGDDIGCYGQDVGDNIANLLEDILSIEEDFSLVLNYMEPMFLEKYYDRLIVLLSDTRVKNINFPIQSGSKKIVFSMRRFYHPHNILKMMAELRKVNSQIVRKTNIIVGYPGETFSEYMESVKAVFYFDALVAFRFTPRKHSLAAKLPEQLNKFVIGYRFWFINLAILLRHSVVALTSLKNRVTSSVPRS